From the Martelella mediterranea DSM 17316 genome, one window contains:
- a CDS encoding SDR family oxidoreductase, whose protein sequence is MADSTNQTQKRRALVTGGAHGIGRAVCMRLAADGYAVAVADIASDEAARLARLMGIGHVALAVDLADPQAAGELPAKAAEALGGLDVVINNAGVTDSSGRTLVDLPQAAIAHMVAINLTAVEQIAKAAGAILKPGSCIVNLASGAAYRALALRGPYSATKAGIVALTRALAEEFEPRGIAVAAVAPGYTATPLVEELERTARVDLSAVAAGIPLGRLARPEDIASAVAFAASAEGGGINGQTLIVDGGGMMGSAPKAAGPAKGTKTEGAIVLLGATGEMDLGIAGVVARARLDATGPLSSVIDASALACDRSPAETLDTALATARACAAAPDRTADFSLVYVIAEGVSPSGRAAAAALGMLSRTLALEWARSGIRVNSILWCGKPHRRLGAVCRFLTGADASYITGQTVHAGDTL, encoded by the coding sequence GTGGCGGATTCCACCAACCAGACTCAAAAGCGCCGGGCACTGGTGACCGGCGGCGCCCACGGGATCGGCCGGGCGGTCTGCATGCGTCTCGCGGCCGACGGCTATGCCGTCGCGGTTGCCGATATCGCTTCGGACGAAGCCGCGCGGCTTGCAAGGTTGATGGGGATCGGCCATGTCGCGCTGGCCGTCGACCTTGCCGATCCGCAGGCGGCGGGAGAGCTGCCGGCGAAAGCTGCCGAGGCCCTTGGCGGGCTCGATGTCGTGATCAACAATGCCGGGGTCACGGACAGTTCGGGGCGAACGCTTGTCGACCTTCCTCAGGCGGCAATTGCTCACATGGTCGCCATCAATCTGACCGCCGTCGAGCAGATTGCGAAAGCGGCGGGTGCGATCCTCAAGCCCGGTTCCTGCATTGTGAACCTCGCCTCCGGCGCTGCCTATCGCGCGCTTGCATTGCGCGGTCCCTACAGCGCGACCAAGGCAGGTATTGTCGCGCTGACACGCGCACTGGCCGAAGAGTTCGAACCGCGTGGCATCGCCGTCGCGGCGGTCGCGCCGGGATATACCGCCACTCCGCTGGTGGAAGAGCTTGAACGCACGGCCCGCGTCGATCTGAGCGCGGTCGCCGCTGGCATTCCGCTCGGCCGGCTGGCACGGCCCGAGGATATCGCCTCGGCCGTGGCATTTGCCGCCTCCGCCGAAGGCGGGGGGATAAACGGCCAGACCCTGATCGTCGATGGGGGCGGAATGATGGGGTCGGCTCCGAAAGCCGCGGGCCCCGCAAAGGGCACGAAGACAGAGGGCGCGATAGTCTTGCTGGGCGCGACCGGCGAAATGGACCTCGGCATCGCCGGTGTTGTCGCGCGCGCGCGTCTTGACGCTACCGGCCCGCTTTCGTCCGTGATCGATGCAAGCGCGCTCGCCTGCGATCGTTCGCCGGCGGAAACGCTCGACACGGCCCTTGCAACGGCAAGGGCCTGCGCTGCGGCCCCTGATCGTACCGCTGATTTCAGCCTCGTCTATGTGATCGCGGAAGGGGTGAGCCCCTCCGGCCGGGCCGCCGCCGCGGCGCTTGGAATGCTGTCGCGAACCCTTGCGCTTGAATGGGCGCGCTCGGGTATCCGGGTCAACTCGATCTTGTGGTGCGGCAAACCGCATCGGCGATTGGGGGCCGTGTGCCGGTTCCTGACCGGAGCGGATGCATCCTACATAACCGGACAGACCGTTCATGCCGGAGATACGCTGTAA
- a CDS encoding tripartite tricarboxylate transporter TctB family protein: MGFVLARLEDFVAGLVTAAIGILIIVEAAGYETGSLRDMGPGFFPTVLGAIMVLLAVAMIVTAQPEGTKWRFDAGQLRGILFLAAAFIAFALTIERAGMLIAVALAVFLSSLANRKTRLPASLLLAVISAVACALVFRVGLGLQIEAY, from the coding sequence ATGGGCTTCGTGCTTGCAAGACTGGAAGATTTCGTGGCGGGTCTGGTAACCGCCGCGATCGGGATACTCATCATTGTCGAGGCGGCCGGCTATGAGACGGGGAGCCTGCGGGACATGGGCCCGGGCTTCTTCCCCACGGTGCTGGGGGCGATCATGGTGCTGCTCGCGGTCGCGATGATTGTTACCGCCCAGCCGGAAGGAACAAAATGGCGCTTCGATGCCGGGCAGCTTCGCGGCATTCTCTTTCTGGCCGCCGCCTTCATCGCGTTCGCGCTGACGATCGAGCGGGCCGGCATGCTGATCGCGGTAGCGCTTGCGGTGTTCCTTTCCAGCCTGGCCAACAGAAAGACCAGATTGCCGGCATCGCTTCTTCTGGCGGTGATTTCCGCCGTTGCCTGCGCTCTGGTTTTCCGTGTCGGCCTCGGCCTTCAGATCGAGGCTTATTGA